The Actinomadura sp. WMMB 499 genome includes a window with the following:
- a CDS encoding arsenate reductase family protein, with protein sequence MTEIWHNPRCSKSRAAKAALDEAGADYTERRYLDDPPTADELDAVLTRIGAEPWEVARLGEAVAKDLGLKELERDRARWIEVMVANPVLIQRPIVVTGTAAIVARDEDSVRKALDSL encoded by the coding sequence ATGACGGAGATCTGGCACAACCCGCGCTGCTCCAAGAGCCGCGCCGCGAAGGCCGCGCTGGACGAGGCGGGCGCGGACTACACCGAGCGGCGCTACCTGGACGACCCGCCCACGGCGGACGAGCTGGACGCGGTGCTCACCCGGATCGGCGCGGAGCCGTGGGAGGTCGCGCGGCTGGGCGAGGCCGTCGCGAAGGATCTCGGGCTGAAGGAGCTCGAGCGCGACCGGGCGCGGTGGATCGAGGTCATGGTGGCCAACCCGGTGCTGATCCAGCGGCCGATCGTGGTGACCGGCACCGCGGCGATCGTCGCGCGGGACGAGGACTCCGTCCGCAAAGCCCTCGACAGCCTGTAA
- a CDS encoding SAV_6107 family HEPN domain-containing protein, with translation MSATAVHSAALSGPPSPRRRPRPAPRPAHTAVGQLQAARTGLAEAAEATTPAVRYVCAHLAALRAAAAVLASREPVETHHRGRPRSVWVLLPEAEPALREWAAFFAAGADKRAAAEAGLPRAVTVREAEELLHDAEIFVSLVEDCLGIAGQTALPFTDAN, from the coding sequence ATGTCCGCAACCGCCGTTCACTCCGCCGCACTGTCCGGCCCGCCGAGCCCGCGGCGCCGTCCGAGGCCCGCGCCCCGTCCGGCGCACACCGCGGTCGGCCAGTTGCAGGCCGCCCGCACCGGCCTCGCCGAAGCCGCGGAGGCGACCACGCCCGCCGTCCGCTACGTCTGCGCGCATCTCGCCGCGCTTCGCGCCGCCGCCGCCGTGCTGGCCTCCCGCGAACCCGTCGAGACGCACCACCGCGGCCGTCCCCGCAGCGTGTGGGTGCTGCTGCCCGAGGCCGAGCCCGCCCTGCGCGAGTGGGCCGCCTTCTTCGCCGCCGGTGCCGACAAGCGCGCCGCCGCCGAGGCCGGCCTGCCCCGCGCCGTCACCGTCCGCGAGGCCGAGGAACTCCTGCACGACGCGGAGATCTTCGTCTCCCTCGTCGAGGACTGCCTCGGCATCGCCGGCCAGACCGCCCTCC
- a CDS encoding GNAT family N-acetyltransferase, with protein MRDAKLREIDERAFLRRVAPMLDVYAAAMSPPAEQLPGRRMIMERHAGYPGFRAFAAERRGALARLPGPLHGFAYGFHGARGQWWHDVVIEALTARGGPEHAAAWLEDAFEVAELHVRPDAQGRGLGRGLLAALCEGRPERTVVLSTLERRPDTPARRLYRSVGMVDLLTDFEFPGGGPRYAVMGGTLPLATGSAAGADVPQ; from the coding sequence GTGAGGGACGCGAAGCTGCGCGAGATCGATGAACGCGCCTTCCTGCGCAGGGTGGCCCCGATGCTGGACGTCTACGCGGCGGCGATGTCGCCGCCGGCGGAGCAGCTGCCGGGCCGCCGCATGATCATGGAGCGGCACGCGGGGTACCCGGGGTTCCGGGCGTTCGCCGCGGAGCGCCGGGGTGCGCTGGCGCGCCTGCCGGGGCCGCTCCACGGGTTCGCGTACGGGTTCCACGGTGCCCGCGGCCAGTGGTGGCACGACGTCGTCATCGAGGCGCTCACCGCGCGGGGCGGCCCGGAGCACGCGGCGGCGTGGCTGGAGGACGCGTTCGAGGTCGCCGAGCTGCACGTCCGTCCGGACGCGCAGGGCCGGGGGCTCGGCCGGGGGCTGCTGGCCGCGCTGTGCGAGGGCAGGCCGGAGCGGACGGTGGTGCTGTCGACGCTGGAGCGCCGCCCGGACACCCCCGCCCGCCGGCTCTACCGCTCGGTCGGCATGGTCGACCTGCTGACCGATTTCGAGTTCCCCGGCGGCGGGCCCCGCTACGCGGTCATGGGCGGGACGCTGCCGCTGGCCACCGGCTCGGCCGCGGGCGCGGACGTCCCGCAGTAG
- a CDS encoding YbaK/EbsC family protein — MHPNAEHVASVLQGHGVEGEIVELPDSAPTARAAADQVGCAVGAIANSLVFDADGAPLLVLTSGAHRVDTAKVAGLVGARRVRRATPEFVREATGQPIGGVAPVGHPAPIRTLVDVWLGGHDRVWAAAGHPHTVFPTSYEELLKITGGDPAEVE, encoded by the coding sequence ATGCATCCGAACGCCGAACACGTCGCGAGCGTCCTGCAAGGTCACGGGGTGGAGGGCGAGATCGTCGAACTGCCCGATTCGGCGCCGACGGCGCGGGCCGCCGCCGATCAGGTCGGGTGCGCGGTCGGCGCGATCGCCAACAGCCTGGTGTTCGACGCGGACGGCGCGCCGCTGCTGGTGCTGACGAGCGGTGCGCACCGCGTCGACACCGCGAAGGTCGCCGGGCTCGTGGGCGCGCGGCGGGTGCGGCGGGCGACGCCGGAGTTCGTCCGGGAGGCGACCGGGCAGCCGATCGGGGGTGTCGCGCCGGTGGGCCATCCGGCGCCGATCCGCACCCTCGTGGACGTGTGGCTCGGCGGGCACGACCGGGTGTGGGCGGCGGCCGGGCACCCGCACACGGTGTTCCCGACGTCGTACGAGGAGCTGCTGAAGATCACCGGGGGCGACCCGGCGGAGGTGGAGTGA